The nucleotide sequence AAGGACCAGCGGTCGGCGAAGTCGACGAGGGCTCGTCGCGCCGAGGCCAGCAAGGCCGCGGCTAAAGCGCCCGCGAAGAAGGCGGCCACCAAGGCCCCCGCGAAGGCCCCCGCGAAGGCCCCCGCGAAGGCCCCCGCCAAGAAAGCCCCCGCCAAGAAGGCGGAACCTGCCAAGAAAGCGGAGGCCAAGGCCCCGGCGAAGAAGGCACCCGCCAAGAAGGCCCCCGAAAAACCTTCTGAGACTTCTGAAGCGAAGGGAGGCTCAGACTAGTGGGCCAGAAGATCAATCCGCACGGCTTCCGCCTGGGCATCACCACCGATTGGAAGTCGCGGTGGTACGCCGACAAGCAGTACTCCGAGTACGTCAAGGAAGACGTGGCGATCCGCCGGCTGCTGTCCAGCGGCCTGGAGCGCGCCGGCATCGCCGACGTCGAGATCGAGCGCACCCGCGACCGGGTCCGGGTGGACATCCACACCGCCCGTCCCGGCATCGTCATCGGCCGCCGCGGCACCGAGGCCGACCGGATCCGCGCCGACCTGGAGAAGCTGACCGGCAAGCAGGTCCAGCTCAACATCCTCGAAGTCAAAAACCCGGAATCCCAGGCACAATTGGTGGCCCAGGGCGTCGCCGAACAGTTGAGCAACCGGGTGGCGTTCCGCCGCGCGATGCGCAAGGCCATCCAGTCGGCCATGCGCCAACCCAACGTCAAGGGCATCCGGGTGCAGTGCTCGGGCCGTCTCGGCGGCGCTGAGATGAGCCGGTCGGAGTTCTACCGCGAAGGTCGGGTTCCACTGCACACGCTGCGCGCCGACATCGACTACGGCCTCTATGAGGCCAAGACCACCTTCGGCCGGAT is from Mycobacterium conspicuum and encodes:
- the rpsC gene encoding 30S ribosomal protein S3, which translates into the protein MGQKINPHGFRLGITTDWKSRWYADKQYSEYVKEDVAIRRLLSSGLERAGIADVEIERTRDRVRVDIHTARPGIVIGRRGTEADRIRADLEKLTGKQVQLNILEVKNPESQAQLVAQGVAEQLSNRVAFRRAMRKAIQSAMRQPNVKGIRVQCSGRLGGAEMSRSEFYREGRVPLHTLRADIDYGLYEAKTTFGRIGVKVWIYKGDIVGGKRELTAAAPAGAERPRRERPSGTRPRRSGASGTTATSTEAGRAAGSEEQAQQAPAVDEAPAPEPQSTET